From Anopheles funestus chromosome 3RL, idAnoFuneDA-416_04, whole genome shotgun sequence, a single genomic window includes:
- the LOC125772242 gene encoding myeloid differentiation primary response protein MyD88 — protein MLDKPVKPTEVSVRNRIDLAVVPLDALNTRTRDLLAELLNHRRIFTSEDGYFRDWRGVFDVVGIPKNYLPLVSTNANPTRRLLELWQFEHHQCKREANLAELQYVLGCIDRWDILDDTSKMFEQDAEQHLIHEQKRTARKVSETNAKESSNASGDCDIITKDDTADHKQQYDAFILYADADVEFASKMVERLEARGMQLCLKDRDILGGSNFEHEVISRLISERCRRVVVIISKAFLESPLNDFTVTFAQALQIEKKERKVIPCVYDRCELPPHLRYTCRLDYQRSQNLYNFWDKLADSIRDAPRKVATEMNVKETIEPQKVETHSKAVRTIVPQPVPKVVVEEPTLVVKLPSAMDQESRTGSLKKSHSFWDIFSSFSHKKDKLNGSTSQLNINDIAPSTSPKKTSSSPLALIRRDKKQPTGTGGASSAPSECPLEQPEKPVKSKKKWYKPSSRKVATAM, from the exons ATGCTGGACAAACCCGTAAAACCGACCGAGGTCAGTGTGAGAAATCGAATCGATTTAGCGGTGGTTCCCCTGGACGCATTAAATACCCGCACGCGGGATTTATTGGCCGAGCTGTTGAATCATCGGCGGATCTTCACCTCCGAGGATGGATACTTTCGCGATTGGCGCGGAGTGTTCGATGTTGTTGGCATACcgaaaaattatttacccTTGGTGTCAACCAATGCCAACCCGACGCGCCGTTTGCTGGAACTGTGGCAGTTTGAGCACCATCAGTGCAAGCGCGAAGCAAACCTGGCCGAACTGCAATATGTGCTCGGTTGCATCGATCGGTGGGACATATTGGACGATACTTCTAAAATGTTTG AGCAAGATGCAGAACAGCACCTTATACATGAGCAGAAGCGGACCGCAAGGAAAGTGAGCGAAACGAATGCGAAAGAATCATCGAACGCAAGCGGAGATTGTGACATTATCACGAAAGATGACACAGCCGACCACAAGCAGCAGTACGACGCGTTCATACTGTACGCCGATGCGGACGTTGAGTTTGCATCGAAAATGGTCGAACGTTTGGAGGCCCGGGGAATGCAACTGTGTCTAAAAGATCGTGACATTCTCGGTGGAAGTAACTTCGAACACGAAGTCATTTCACGGCTCATCTCCGAACGTTGCCGCCGGGTAGTGGTGATCATTTCGAAGGCATTCCTCGAAAGCCCACTAAACGATTTTACCGTCACATTCGCTCAGGCACTGCAGATCGAGAAAAAGGAACGCAAGGTCATACCGTGCGTGTACGATCGATGTGAACTGCCACCACATTTACGGTACACCTGCCGGTTAGACTACCAGCGGTCACAGAATTTGTACAACTTTTGGGACAAACTCGCCGACTCGATACGGGACGCACCGCGAAAGGTTGCCACCGAAATGAACGTAAAAGAAACGATCGAACCGCAAAAAGTTGAAACTCACAGCAAAGCTGTTAGGACAATCGTGCCCCAGCCAGTACCGAAGGTGGTCGTCGAAGAGCCAACCTTGGTGGTGAAACTTCCGAGCGCTATGGACCAGGAAAGCCGTACCGGTAGCCTTAAAAAATCGCACTCATTTTGGGACATATTTTCTAGCTTTAGTCACAAGAAAGACAAACTGAATGGTAGCACTTCCCAGCTAAACATTAACGATATTGCACCGTCAACCAGTCCGAAGAAAACGAGTTCCTCGCCGCTGGCACTAATCAGGCGTGATAAAAAGCAACCAACCGGTACAGGTGGTGCGTCATCTGCACCATCCGAATGCCCACTGGAACAGCCAGAAAAACCAGTGAAATCTAAAAAGAAATGGTATAAACCGAGCAGTCGGAAAGTAGCGACCGCTATGTGA